The sequence taatatctctagcatcatttaaagataaaatgctgtgaaaagtatcataaatagtaaaaattgtgtaaataatgatataaaatatagataaaaaaatagtgaaataagtGGTTTGGtaactttcaagttttaataagtagaaatcttttttttttttcctccatgtgactactaatacaaaaaaaaaaaacccgctCTAGCTCCGCCAATGCATAAGGTAATAAATCTTTCATACACATGTCAAAACATAACTAAGATTTTGTTAGGTGACAATGAACAccatttattaaattcataatttttttaataattcaaactTTTAAGATGAGTGGTAGTTTATCCTATTATCAATGCAATGAtacgagttttttttttttttttttgagaatcgagATAAAACAATAgtcaaaatgattaaatttgtaattttttaataatataaagttttggaacaattaataatttactatATTACAAAATTGTAAAATCTATTTATAAAACCCAGCGATACGTACTAGAAGCAAGTAACAGTAACTCCACTCAGTTCACTGATTCTTagaccaaaaataataataataaagaattggTAAccgatttatttttatttttttattaaaacaggTCTATTATAATCCACAATAGGTGTGAGCATGAcgcaagaaaaaataaaactcaaggATCCTCAATTATTATCTGACATCAAACATGGAAAAACGAGCCACCACACAGCTTTTGAAATATAATCAATGAGTTTTGTAAGCATTCACAAAGATCATTGTACTATCAACCAATCAATATACAAGTTAGAAAAATCTTTTGTGACACAGATGCATTACCTATAATTGTCGGTGAGAGGAAGCTTTGTCAATACAATCCCCTTCAATGGAGGATCATAAAAGATTGGACCTACTTCACTGTCCAATGGAAGCTTAATCCCACGCTTCTTATAAGCTGCagaaagaacttgaaaaatccCAGAAAGTGGGCTTCCTTCTGCTTTGACATGCACATAAATCTTTGTTCCAATGAAGAATAATATGATTGAGAACAACATGCACAAGGTTGGCATGCCAAAGCCAATGACCCAGCTGACAGAGTCTTGGATATAAACCACAACAGTTTGAGTGAACAACAAGATCACTGTGAATGTGGTGTAGTACCAATTGAAGAAGCTGTTGattccttttcttccttcatcagagGTTGGATCAAACTGGTCCACACCAAAAGGAATGCTACATGGCCTAACCCCACCTGAGCCTATGGACAAAAGGCCAAGACCCATTATTAGAATACCCAGTTGAGCTTTGGTTGGACCTATGCATTGACCCAATATTTGCACTTGTTTGGTGCATTGTGGAGGATGAAGCTCCGGCAGCCAGGCCGTCAAAGTCACAGTCAGCATTCCCTGTTGAATTGTGAATTATTGTTGATCAAAATTGTTAAAAGTTAGTATAATattgaatatgaaaataattcaCAGAAAGTTTTGTATGAAGATTTGAAGTAAAATTACTTTAATGATGAAAGTGACATATGATATACTTAATTAATTGGCACTGTAGTGTTTGTGcatcaataaataaatgcaGTGAAATCACTCGGCTTTTATTCaactacttctttttttttttattaaatgggACCATATTCAGTATGTACAAAGGCtcatattgaaaaaaaagacCCATATTGAATATGTACAAAACTTCagagtttttttataaaaaaaaaatattctaaaaaaaaaaaatactattatcTGAAGTTTTGTACGTATTCAATATGGATCccatttaataagaaaaaaaataaataagagaaatggTATAACTCTAATATGTATAAAATTCACTCTAAAGTATATAAATCTAACAAAATATTGatataaagacaaaatttttaacacaaTTTGATGTTAACGGATACGAGATGGTGCCTTTTAACACAATCCAATGATCAAATACCTTCTGATATCATGCACTTAAAGCTACCTCAGAAAAAGCACCATCTAattaattacatttaaaaaaaaaattgtagttgaTGTGTCTCATATATAGTTGAAGAAGTGAAGAACTAAACTGGGACTATCATTATTAATTCTTTATAGATTTTTAGGCGTTGCAGGGGTATTCAAATCATATACAGAGGactttaatgaattttattttttatttttatttttgacaagaggactattgatttttttttttttttgaagtgagAGGACTATTGAATTAAAACACCTGAAAGTTCTATTTaaccaaaacaacaataaaaaattaacaatactCACTATTAAATAGTCCAAATTGGGACACCTAGGGGGACTCTATAGTCTATTCTGGATAACGTATTATCAATGAGTCACATgcatattataaataattggCCAAACAATTAATTATGTTTTCGTGAAGCTACCATAATAATATCAACCATCCAACTGGGTCCACGAGAAAGCAAAAGGTTAACTTGTGcaagaatttttctttctagAATACCGATCGATCATATATgcacaagcacaagcacaagcacaagcacaacaaaatagaattttggCGGTCAAGGGGTGACAGAGCCAACTCTTGAGGTTTCActatcaaccaaaacaaaaatgaaaaagatgtATTTGGAGTTACAGCCATTGCGTTAAATACCACACATGTGTAGATAACTGTCGTACACCCTTAAGTGAATTCACcacataaacaaattaaaattggCTCTTGTACATAAATCATGATGATTTGGAGGATATTCCAAAAACATTtagtatttttaccaaattaaaTGTCGTAAATGAGAGATTGAGAGGAAACACCGCCGATGTTGGGCACAAAGTGGCACCTCCTCTTGCCATAGGAGCTTGGGGGGGTTTTTATGGACTTTCTAGATCAGCTTTGAGGGGTGAGATTGAGGTGGGGTTTAAGTATTAAGATttctaaacttatttttaaaaagtgagaaaaagaaaattgtaactTATAATAGAGAGATATTATGACttaaataaactataaaatattattatgtaAGTGACTATATTATTATAACTTTTTGATACACAGCCTTTCTAATGAACTATGTTTGTACTcacttttaaccaaaaaatctTGTTAAATCTTTAgtataaaacatttttaatgaattatgttTATACTTGACTTTAATCAGTAAAACTTAGTCTCCTTTAACCAATAAAACTTGTTATAACCTTAGCATAAAacctttttaatgaattatgttTAAACTTATCTTTAACCGGTAAAACTTGGACTGaacttattataattttggtATAAAACCTTTTTAAACCATGTTTGTACTCGCCCTTAACCAGTAAAACCTATAACTTAATTACTAAAATGTCGgaaaattcaaagacaataccCCTTACCGGCTGAATAGTTTATGCTCATGCCCATGTGGTATACCTGTTACAGGAGATAATTTAGAAAAGAGGGGGGACATACTAAAAATAATGCGAAGGATCCAAAAGCAATTGTACTGAAGCGGCCCACATAGGTATCAGAGATGAAGGCACCAAGCATGGGTGCAAAATTTGAGACACCAAACCATACGTTAAGAATATTGGCTGCAGAAACTTGATCCATGTGAAGCTCTCTGGTCAAATACACCATAAAGTTCGCCAACAATCCAAAAGATGCCATCCTTTCAAACGTTTCATTTCCTGcacatcaaaatatatataacgccAACACCTTTTGTGTCAGATCTCATGCATTCCTTACTGTGTCTATGTgtttgtatttgtgtgtgtgtgtgtgtgagagagagagagagagagagagagagagacctaaGATGAAGGGCATAGCCTTCCAACCACCAGGCTTTCTTTGCTTTGTATCTGAATCTGATAAGACTGTGCCATCcctttgttgctgttgttgttccTTTGATGACGACGATGATAATCTTGAAGGTATGATTTGTAAGCATTTCATGTTGCAGAATGACCAAGATGATGAGCTTGCTGACTGTTGCTTCTTAACCTCAAGAGCcatttttactgttttttttttcctgatttaGACTACTTTTTTAATATCTTTAGCACTCATTTCAAGTCACATAGAGGTGCTCACTTTGATGAGGTTTGAGCTAAGGCAAATGTGTTAGCCTATATATAGCACAAATATGTACGAAGGGAAGAGGTGGTGTTGAGGGTGGGGATGATATTGAGTGGTGACGAAATTTAGCCagttatatataatgaaaatgcTTTCCAAGGTAGGACTTGGACGTGTGTCATTTGCTGATGCTTCCATTCAGGTCATCACATGCAAAGACAAAAGGTGCTGAAACTCAAAGCGTGTTTTCAGGAAAATGCTGGAATTACCGAAAGTGTGATAATTTTGTGTCACAACTTACCCCGAGTTATGACACCaaattatgtctttttttttttcttttctttttttgtagtcCCAGCACATCTCGTGTTTTTATCTGGGTGGTCTACTGCATTGTGGTCAGTGGACTGTGGCATATGGGCTTGGACGGTTGGACCACCAATT comes from Castanea sativa cultivar Marrone di Chiusa Pesio chromosome 3, ASM4071231v1 and encodes:
- the LOC142626713 gene encoding protein NRT1/ PTR FAMILY 2.13 — translated: MALEVKKQQSASSSSWSFCNMKCLQIIPSRLSSSSSKEQQQQQRDGTVLSDSDTKQRKPGGWKAMPFILGNETFERMASFGLLANFMVYLTRELHMDQVSAANILNVWFGVSNFAPMLGAFISDTYVGRFSTIAFGSFALFLGMLTVTLTAWLPELHPPQCTKQVQILGQCIGPTKAQLGILIMGLGLLSIGSGGVRPCSIPFGVDQFDPTSDEGRKGINSFFNWYYTTFTVILLFTQTVVVYIQDSVSWVIGFGMPTLCMLFSIILFFIGTKIYVHVKAEGSPLSGIFQVLSAAYKKRGIKLPLDSEVGPIFYDPPLKGIVLTKLPLTDNYRFLNKAAMVLEEDELKPDGTCVNPWRLCTIQQVEEVKCLIRIIPIWSAGIISLISMTQQGTFTVSQALKMDRHLGPHFQIPAGSMGVISFITIGLWLPFYDRFLVPALRKITKHEGGITLLQRIGIGIVFSILSMVVAGLIERARRASAMLHPQPLGVAPMSVMWLAPQLILMGFCEAFNIIGQIEFFNRQFPEHMRSIGNSLFSCSFAAASYLSSVLITIVHHATRMKSRPDWLTNDINVGRVDYYYFVIAGMGVLNLIYFLYIAKNYSYRGSLQKEDEPYVDVELSSIKA